The following nucleotide sequence is from Sphingomonas telluris.
TGAGCGATACCCGTGGACTCGTCCGTCTGCTCCGACATCGTCCGGTTCTCGATGAGGTCCTGGTACTTCACGGTACCGGCACGCTCGGTGATGACCGGGCTGAACGACGGATCCCATTCGGCAATCCGGTCGCCCTTGCTGACGATGTGTCCGCTCTCGCACAGCAGGTGGGCCCCGTACGGTACGCGGTGGGTCGAAAGCTCACGACCGTCCATGTCGAGGATGGCGATCTCACCCGAACGCGACAGCGACAGGTGGCGACCGCGCGGATCGATGATCGTCGGCATGTCGCGAAGCTCGATGGTGCCGTCGACCGGCGCTTCGAGGTTCGACTGCTCGTTGAGCTGCGCCGCGCCGCCGATGTGGAAGGTCCGCATCGTCAGCTGCGTGCCCGGCTCGCCGATCGACTGGGCGGCAATGACGCCGACAGCCTCACCGATGTTCACCGGCGTACCGCGAGCAAGGTCACGGCCGTAGCACTTGCCGCAAACGCCCTGCTTCGACGCGCAGACCAGCGGTGAGCGGATCTTCACGCCCTGCAGGCCGGCAGCCTCGATCTGGGCAACCATCGCCTCGTCGAGCAGCGCGCCCTCCGGTATGATGACCTCGCCCGACTTCGGGTCAACCACGTCCTCGGCCATCGTGCGGCCCAGCACGCGCTCCGCGAGCGAAGCGATGACGGCGCCGCCCTGTACGATCGCGCGCATTTCCAGCGCACGCTCGGTACCGCAGTCGTCCTCGATGATCACGGCGTCCTGCGACACGTCGACGAGACGGCGGGTCAGGTAACCCGAGTTCGCCGTCTTTAGCGCCGTGTCCGCCAGGCCCTTGCGGGCGCCGTGGGTTGAGTTGAAGTACTCAAGGACGGTCAGGCCTTCCTTGAAGTTCGAGATGATCGGCGTTTCGATGATCTCGCCCGACGGCTTGGCCATGAGGCCGCGCATGCCGGCAAGCTGCTTGATCTGAGCCTGCGAACCACGAGCGCCCGAGTGGGCCATCATGTAGATCGAATTCAGGTCAGCCTGGCGGCCGTCCGGACGCTTCGGCGTTGCCGAAATTTCCTTCATCATCGCGCTGGCGACCTGGTCACCGCAACGCGACCAGGCGTCGATCACCTTGTTGTACTTTTCCTGCTGGGTGATCAGGCCGTCCTGGTACTGCTGCTCGTAATCCTTCACGAGCGCGCGGGTCTCGTCGACCAGCTTCTCCTTGTCGGCCGGGATGACCATGTCGTCCTTGCCGAAGGAAATGCCAGCGCGGAACGCGTGGCGGAAACCGAGCGCCATGATGGCATCGGCGAACAGCACCGTCTCCTTCTGACCAGTGTGGCGATAAACGATGTCGATGACGTCGCCGATCTCCTTCTTGGTCAGGACGCGGTTGACCGTCTCGAAGGGCACCTTGTGGCTCTTCGGCAGGGTCTCACCGAGGAGCATGCGGCCCGCAGTGGTCTCGAACCGCTTCATGTAGGTGTTGCCCTCCTCGTCCGTCTGCGGGACGCGGCTGACGATCTTCGAGTGCAGGGTCACCGCACCGGCGGCGAGCGCCTGGTGGACTTCCTGCATGTCGCTAAGCAGCATGCCCTGGCCCGGCTCATCCGCCTTCTCGAGCGAAAGGTAATAGAGACCCAGGACCATGTCCTGCGAGGGGACGATGATCGGCTTGCCGTTCGCGGGGGACAGGATGTTGTTGGTCGACATCATGAGCACGCGCGCTTCCAGCTGGGCCTCTAGGCTCAGCGGGACGTGAACGGCCATCTGGTCCCCGTCGAAGTCGGCGTTGAACGCGGCGCAGACCAACGGGTGAAGCTGGATCGCCTTGCCCTCAATGAGGACCGGCTCGAAGGCCTGGATGCCGAGACGGTGAAGCGTCGGCGCGCGGTTCAGCAGAACCGGGTGCTCGCGGATCACCTCGTCGAGGATGTCCCAGACTTCCTTGCGCTCCTTCTCGACCCACTTCTTCGCCTGCTTCAGCGTCATGCTGAGGCCCTTGGCGTCGAGGCGCGAGTAGATGAACGGCTTGAACAGCTCGAGCGCCATCTTCTTCGGCAGGCCACACTGGTGAAGCTTGAGCTCCGGACCGGTCACGATGACCGAACGGCCCGAATAGTCGACGCGCTTGCCGAGCAAGTTCTGACGGAAGCGGCCCTGCTTGCCCTTGAGCATGTCGGACAGCGACTTCAGCGGACGCTTGTTGGCGCCCGTGATCGTGCGGCCGCGGCGGCCGTTGTCGAACAAAGCGTCGACGGCCTCCTGAAGCATGCGCTTTTCGTTGCGGACGATGATGTCCGGAGCGCGCAGCTCGATGAGCCGCTTCAGACGGTTGTTACGGTTGATGACGCGGCGATAGAGGTCGTTCAGGTCCGACGTCGCGAAGCGGCCGCCGTCCAGCGGAACGAGCGGGCGGAGCTCCGGCGGGATGACCGGAATGACTTCCATGATCATCCACTCGGGACGGTTGCCGGACTCGAGGAAGCTCTCGACGACCTTGAGGCGCTTGATGATCTTCTTCGGCTTCAGCTCGGACTTGGTCTCGGCCAATTCCTTGAGCAGCGCTTCCTTCTCGCCCTCGAGGTCGAGATCCATGAGCATCTGCTTCACGGCCTCGGCGCCGATGCCGGCCGAGAAGGCGTCCTCGCCATATTCGTCCTGGGCGGCGAGAAGCTCGTCCTCGGTGAGCAGCTGGAGGCGCTCGAGCGGGGTCAGGCCCGGCTCAAGAACGACATAGCTCTCGAAGTACAGGATGCGCTCGAGCTGCTTCAGCTGCATGTCGAGAAGTAGGCCGATGCGGCTCGGAAGCGACTTGAGGAACCAGATGTGCGCGACGGGCGCGGCGAGCTCGATGTGGCCCATGCGCTCGCGGCGGACCTTCGAGACGGTG
It contains:
- the rpoC gene encoding DNA-directed RNA polymerase subunit beta'; the protein is MNELTPFANPIAKPETFDEIRIGIASPEKIRSWSFGEIKKPETINYRTFKPERDGLFCARIFGPIKDYECLCGKYKRMKYKGIVCEKCGVEVTVSKVRRERMGHIELAAPVAHIWFLKSLPSRIGLLLDMQLKQLERILYFESYVVLEPGLTPLERLQLLTEDELLAAQDEYGEDAFSAGIGAEAVKQMLMDLDLEGEKEALLKELAETKSELKPKKIIKRLKVVESFLESGNRPEWMIMEVIPVIPPELRPLVPLDGGRFATSDLNDLYRRVINRNNRLKRLIELRAPDIIVRNEKRMLQEAVDALFDNGRRGRTITGANKRPLKSLSDMLKGKQGRFRQNLLGKRVDYSGRSVIVTGPELKLHQCGLPKKMALELFKPFIYSRLDAKGLSMTLKQAKKWVEKERKEVWDILDEVIREHPVLLNRAPTLHRLGIQAFEPVLIEGKAIQLHPLVCAAFNADFDGDQMAVHVPLSLEAQLEARVLMMSTNNILSPANGKPIIVPSQDMVLGLYYLSLEKADEPGQGMLLSDMQEVHQALAAGAVTLHSKIVSRVPQTDEEGNTYMKRFETTAGRMLLGETLPKSHKVPFETVNRVLTKKEIGDVIDIVYRHTGQKETVLFADAIMALGFRHAFRAGISFGKDDMVIPADKEKLVDETRALVKDYEQQYQDGLITQQEKYNKVIDAWSRCGDQVASAMMKEISATPKRPDGRQADLNSIYMMAHSGARGSQAQIKQLAGMRGLMAKPSGEIIETPIISNFKEGLTVLEYFNSTHGARKGLADTALKTANSGYLTRRLVDVSQDAVIIEDDCGTERALEMRAIVQGGAVIASLAERVLGRTMAEDVVDPKSGEVIIPEGALLDEAMVAQIEAAGLQGVKIRSPLVCASKQGVCGKCYGRDLARGTPVNIGEAVGVIAAQSIGEPGTQLTMRTFHIGGAAQLNEQSNLEAPVDGTIELRDMPTIIDPRGRHLSLSRSGEIAILDMDGRELSTHRVPYGAHLLCESGHIVSKGDRIAEWDPSFSPVITERAGTVKYQDLIENRTMSEQTDESTGIAQRVVTDDMGKSKKDSLHPRLTLTGGKAEEAGVYRLAPGAIVAVEDGQHVEAGEVLARMPREAARTRDITGGLPRVAELFEARTPKDKAIIARVSGRVQFLKDYKAKRKIAIVPDDGSSPHEELVPKSRVIEVQEGDYVKRGDNLVGGSPDPHDILEALGVEALAEYLVSEIQEVYRLQGVKINDKHIEVIVRQMLQKVEITDDGDTTLLKGEQVDREEMDEINSRLGKGKKPAQGKPVLLGITKASLQTRSFISAASFQETTRVLTEAAVQGKRDTLTGLKENVIVGRLIPAGTGSSMKELRVAATSRDAALRATHRRMQEALVAPESADELRAAEKARSVRDDTAGTGPDPLAEVVPSGHGTDADAGDYLTE